Part of the Chitinispirillales bacterium genome, ATAATCGATATAAACGAGAAATTGAAAATCATTTCCGAATGTAAAGTTTGCAGGCTTGGATTGTGCGATAACAATTATCCGTACGTCATACCGATGAATTACGGTTTTTCGTATGACGACGGGAAACTTGTTTTATATTTTCATGGCGCCGCGCAAGGCAGGAAGATTGACGTTATTAAGAAAAACAATAATGCGTGTTTTGAGATTGATTGCGATACGAAATTAGTCGAAAAAGAAACTCCCTGTGATTACGGTTATGAATTTAGAAGTATAATCGGCTTTGGAAAGATTGTTTTACCGAATACTAAAGACGAAAAAATAAAGGGCTTGAATTATTTAATGAAACAGCAAACCGGAAAAGATATAAAATACGATTTTGATGAAAACCGGTTAAACGGCGTTCTTGTTTTTAAGATGTCGGTGGAAGAGTTTAGCGGGAAACAAAATATAGTCGGGCGGCAATAATATGTCGTTAAACTATCCGATTGTGCTGGTTCACGGAATTATCGCACACGACAGAGGAAAATTTAATATTTTCTGGGGAAGAATTCCAAGAATACTGAAAAAAAAAGGCATACGGGTATTCTTTGGAAACACAGACGCCTGGGGAACATGCGATTCTAATGCAAAAATATTAAAAACAACTATCGAAAAAATACTTCTTGAAACAAAAGCCAAAAAAGTTAATATAATAGCTCATTCCAAAGGCGGTATCGACTCCAGATATTTAATTTGGAAACATAATTTTGAAGATAAGGTTGCAAGTTTAATTACAATTAATACTCCGCATTACGGCTCAACGCTGTCGGATTGGATATGTGAGCGAAAAATATTCAAATACCGTTTTACAAAGAAATCGCTTAACATATTCGCCAAATTGTATGGAGATACGAATCCCGATTTATACGGTGTATTTTGTCAATTAACTACGAATAAAATGAAAGAATTTAACGCTCATGTCATTATGAATGATAAAGTATATTTCCAAAGCCTTTACACGACGCTAAAAAATTCTTCAGATGATTTGCTGTATTTTTTCAGTCACAGATATTTGAAACGCATAAGCGGAGAAAACGACGGTATTGTAAGTGAAAATTGTGCGATTTATGGAAAAAACGCAGTGAAAATTGAAGGATCGATATCTCACAGTGAAATACTTGATATTAAGAGAAGAAAAATATCCGGAATAAACATACCCGATATTTATGTAAAAATAGTAGAAGATCTAGTAGAAAAAGGATTTTGAATAAAGTTTTCAACGACTTTGTTTTGCCGAATTTATTATATTAGCGTCAAATAAAAAATTCAAAGGAGAAAATTTGTGACAGAGCAAAAGTTTACCAACACCTTATACACAAACGATAACTTATTTATCCTTTACGGCATGAACAGCAATCTTGTCGATTTAATATATTTAGATCCGCCTTTCAATTCTAAACGGATGTATTCAACTCCAATCGGTAAAAAGCAGGCAAAAGCAAGTTTTAAAGATATGTGGACATGGCAGGACGTAAACGAAGCGTATCTTGAAACCTTATCTGAAAAGTATCCCGCTCTGACAAATTATATTGCTACCATCAGTGCTGTAAATGGGAAAAATATGATGGCGTATATTGCCTATATGACCCAGAGAATTGTAGAAATGTACCGTATTTTGAAGCCGACAGGCAGTTTTTATCTGCATTGCGATACTGTAGCAAGCCATTATTTGAAATTTGTACTGGACGAAATCTTTGGAAAAAATAATTTTAGAAATGAAATCATTTGGAAAAGAGGTGCGATGAAAGGCGCAAAAGCGGTCGGGAAACAATATGGAAGGAACCACGATGTAATCCTGTATTATTCAAAAAGCGATGTCTATACGTACAACAGACAATATATCGGATATTCGGAAGATTATATTAAACGCTTTAGAAATGACGATAACGACGGAAAAGGTCCTTATAGAGCAGACCAGCCTATTGGAACGCGCTCACAGGAAAGTGTCGAACAGTTAAGAAAGGAAGGACGCGTTTTCAAAAAAGGAAATACCGAAAAGATAAAACAATATCTTTATGAGATGAATGGCATTGCGATGGACGATGTTTGGATTGACATTGACCCTGTAAATACTATGGCAAAAGACAATAAATATCCGACACAAAAACCATTGCCGCTACTGTACCGTATTATAAAAACGTCTTCCAATGAAGGCGATATTGTAC contains:
- a CDS encoding pyridoxamine 5'-phosphate oxidase family protein, which gives rise to MRRIDREIIDINEKLKIISECKVCRLGLCDNNYPYVIPMNYGFSYDDGKLVLYFHGAAQGRKIDVIKKNNNACFEIDCDTKLVEKETPCDYGYEFRSIIGFGKIVLPNTKDEKIKGLNYLMKQQTGKDIKYDFDENRLNGVLVFKMSVEEFSGKQNIVGRQ
- a CDS encoding HNH endonuclease; protein product: MTEQKFTNTLYTNDNLFILYGMNSNLVDLIYLDPPFNSKRMYSTPIGKKQAKASFKDMWTWQDVNEAYLETLSEKYPALTNYIATISAVNGKNMMAYIAYMTQRIVEMYRILKPTGSFYLHCDTVASHYLKFVLDEIFGKNNFRNEIIWKRGAMKGAKAVGKQYGRNHDVILYYSKSDVYTYNRQYIGYSEDYIKRFRNDDNDGKGPYRADQPIGTRSQESVEQLRKEGRVFKKGNTEKIKQYLYEMNGIAMDDVWIDIDPVNTMAKDNKYPTQKPLPLLYRIIKTSSNEGDIVLDPFCGCATTCVAAQQLNRKWIGIDIEKQAVQLLIDRLSDDAGMLKDFINFDSAIVPQRTDVENIQPTISVKERLYKKQDGLCNGCNTKFEIYGLEIDHIIPKSKGGGDYYENYQLLCGSCNRIKGDRPMEYLRLKIKAHEEMIKNKIVFGE